One Cervus canadensis isolate Bull #8, Minnesota chromosome 12, ASM1932006v1, whole genome shotgun sequence DNA window includes the following coding sequences:
- the LOC122450798 gene encoding 40S ribosomal protein S29-like, translating into MGHQQLYWRHLRKFVQGSHSYRVCSNQQSLIWKYGLNMCRQCFFQYTKNMDFVK; encoded by the coding sequence ATGGGTCACCAGCAGCTCTACTGGAGACATCTGAGAAAATTTGTCCAGGGTTCTCATTCTTACCGGGTCTGCTCAAACCAGCAGAGTCTAATTTGGAAATATGGCCTCAATATGTGCCGTCAGTGCTTCTTCCAGTACACAAAAAACATGGACTTCGTTAAATGA